In one window of Candidatus Binatia bacterium DNA:
- the radC gene encoding DNA repair protein RadC, translated as MSGTIKAWPEDDRPREKLLRQGPQALSDAELLAVVLRHGGRGHSAVDLGREVLRRFGHLRALASAAVGEFQQVPGLGPAKAAQLMALVELCKRFGEQRWHTGEPFHDPAMVYAHFRERLAAEKREFFYAVLLDNRHRKIRDVRVSQGSLTTTIVCPRDVFEPVVREAAAAVVFVHNHPSGDPTPSPEDVAITRRLREVGELMGVRVLDHIVIGHGRYVSFARDGYW; from the coding sequence ATGTCAGGAACAATTAAAGCGTGGCCGGAGGACGACCGACCACGGGAAAAGTTGCTGCGGCAGGGCCCTCAAGCACTTTCCGATGCGGAACTTTTGGCGGTGGTGCTGCGTCACGGAGGGCGGGGGCACAGCGCGGTGGACTTAGGCCGAGAGGTGTTACGCCGCTTTGGTCACTTGCGCGCTTTGGCGAGTGCGGCTGTCGGGGAGTTCCAGCAGGTCCCTGGGCTGGGTCCAGCGAAGGCGGCGCAATTGATGGCACTGGTGGAGCTGTGCAAGCGCTTCGGCGAGCAGCGCTGGCATACGGGCGAACCGTTTCACGACCCAGCCATGGTATACGCCCATTTTCGGGAGCGGCTGGCGGCAGAGAAGCGCGAGTTCTTCTATGCTGTTTTATTGGACAATCGGCACCGCAAAATTCGCGATGTGCGGGTGTCCCAAGGCTCACTGACGACCACGATTGTGTGCCCACGCGATGTGTTCGAACCGGTGGTGCGCGAGGCGGCTGCCGCGGTGGTCTTTGTCCACAACCACCCGAGTGGGGACCCGACGCCCAGCCCAGAAGACGTGGCAATTACCCGCCGCTTGCGCGAGGTGGGAGAGCTGATGGGAGTGCGTGTGCTCGATCACATTGTGATCGGCCACGGGCGGTATGTCAGCTTTGCGCGGGACGGGTACTGGTAA